The proteins below are encoded in one region of Apium graveolens cultivar Ventura chromosome 4, ASM990537v1, whole genome shotgun sequence:
- the LOC141720282 gene encoding cell differentiation protein rcd1-like has translation MLNLPDSLYPDPIQGDNSVMSNGGAPANNNGPCDGASKAIDWPSASVEDLVVLLREPEHGEKAISSLTQIKKQGRIQDLALHIWRSISTVFSLLSEVLSIYKSLTPEKLTMKDSSKVCDVLVLFECLATHPQTKMQFLNVQIHCYLYPFLETEETSKPFQYLRLMSLGVIGGLLKEVGDPSTKVAVHCLLESGLFPLCLKSIEYGNELSQSTASWIMSRIMMQEQGLQYCCEPANRLCAIMKVFNDVIEKMEDEPSTTVLKNIIQCYVILSDDPSRGCLLLRSFIPPILTTAPYNEALRARPITLKNLQDLFQKLSMGSGPNAEAVGDVAGSSHLDR, from the exons ATGTTGAATCTCCCTGACTCTCTTTATCCTGATCCGATACAAGGTGACAACAGTGTTATGTCGAATGGTGGTGCACCTGCTAACAACAATGGTCCCTGTGATGGTGCTAGCAAAGCTATTGATTGGCCTTCTGCTAGTGTAGAGGACTTGGTTGTGTTGCTTCGAGAACCTGAGCATGGCGAAAAGGCCATTTCATCTCTTACTCAGATTAAG AAACAGGGAAGAATTCAAGATTTGGCCCTCCACATTTGGCGGTCAATCAGTACGGTTTTCTCACTCCTATCG GAAGTATTATCTATATACAAGTCATTAACACCTGAGAAACTTACTATGAAAGATTCAAGTAAAGTTTGTGATGTACTTGTTTTGTTTGAG TGCTTGGCCACTCACCCTCAAACGAAGATGCAGTTCCTTAATG TTCAGATACATTGTTACTTGTACCCTTTCTTGGAGACTGAAGAAACGAGCAAGCCATTCCAGTACCTAAGGCTAATGAGCTTGGGGGTCATTGGTGGTCTTCTGAAGGAG GTAGGCGACCCTTCGACAAAGGTTGCTGTTCACTGTTTGCTTGAATCAGGACTCTTCCCTTTGTGTCTAAAATCCATAGAATATGGAAACGAACTTTCACAATCA ACTGCATCTTGGATAATGTCAAGAATAATGATGCAAGAGCAGGGACTACAGTATTGCTGTGAGCCTGCAAACCGGTTGTGTGCAATCATGAAGGTTTTTAATGACGTAATTGAAAAGATGGAGGATGAACCGTCTACTACAGTTTTGAAGAATATTATTCAATGTTATGTCATACTGTCCGATGATCCAAG CAGGGGTTGTCTCCTCTTGAGAAGCTTCATTCCGCCAATACTGACGACTGCCCCATATAATGAAGCCCTTCGT GCACGCCCTATAACCTTAAAAAATTTACAAGATTTGTTTCAAAAGCTATCGATGGGAAGCGGACCAAATGCAGAAGCCGTTGGTGATGTTGCAGGTTCCTCACATCTTGATCGCTAG